In Ruminiclostridium papyrosolvens DSM 2782, the following proteins share a genomic window:
- a CDS encoding AEC family transporter: MEQIHIITNQIIILTLLGLTGFAAGKTGFLPENSHKYISALILKITMPFLIFTTMGNYTFTRETLTNGLYIFILGVIFILIAGLIALGQCKILRIKEKTKSIYIAQSMFGNVIFMAYPLLKAMYGDIGIVYAIFFNIANDAILWTLGIYLFNKHNTKSSRDNLLHLINPNTLAFLGGIAMIFLKFQFKIEKTYAFKKIWSVFYEAFNGLGHTTIYLSMVFIGLILSGIKITDFNDIVSKLKYFVLSMFKLLIVPFAAILFFNLAKGVFNPFVVRIVVLQLAMPASTIVSALALQYDSDYNAATEGIFVSTILSIITLPLIVYLLG; the protein is encoded by the coding sequence GTGGAGCAGATACACATTATAACCAACCAGATAATAATTCTTACACTACTGGGACTGACAGGTTTTGCAGCAGGGAAAACAGGTTTTTTGCCTGAAAATTCTCACAAATATATATCAGCTTTGATTCTGAAAATAACCATGCCGTTTCTTATATTTACAACCATGGGGAATTATACTTTTACCCGTGAAACACTGACAAACGGTTTATATATTTTTATTCTAGGCGTTATTTTTATCCTTATTGCCGGGTTGATTGCCTTAGGCCAATGTAAAATACTGCGAATAAAGGAAAAGACAAAAAGCATATATATCGCCCAGTCAATGTTCGGAAATGTTATATTCATGGCATACCCTTTACTAAAAGCAATGTACGGGGATATAGGAATTGTTTATGCCATATTCTTTAATATCGCAAACGACGCAATCCTTTGGACACTGGGAATATACCTGTTTAACAAGCATAATACCAAAAGTTCCAGAGACAATCTACTTCACCTTATAAATCCTAATACACTTGCCTTTTTAGGCGGAATAGCAATGATATTCTTAAAATTTCAATTCAAAATTGAAAAAACCTATGCCTTCAAAAAGATTTGGAGCGTATTCTATGAGGCCTTCAACGGCTTGGGACACACTACTATTTACTTGTCCATGGTATTTATCGGATTAATACTTTCAGGTATAAAAATAACAGATTTTAATGACATAGTATCAAAGCTCAAATACTTTGTTTTATCTATGTTCAAGCTTCTTATAGTCCCGTTTGCAGCAATACTGTTTTTTAATCTTGCAAAAGGAGTTTTCAATCCCTTTGTTGTAAGAATAGTTGTATTGCAGCTGGCAATGCCTGCTTCAACAATTGTTTCTGCACTGGCACTTCAATATGATTCGGATTATAATGCAGCTACAGAAGGAATATTTGTTTCAACTATCCTTTCAATTATTACACTTCCATTGATAGTTTATTTGTTGGGATGA
- the purN gene encoding phosphoribosylglycinamide formyltransferase, translated as MLNVGILVSGGGSNLQAIIDKVESGYIKNVKIVTVVSSRPDAYALERAKQHGIKGICISRKTFNNIEEYDEALISHFKAFEVDLVVMAGFLSILGERFTRAYEGRVINIHPALIPSFCGKGFYGIIPHQKVLETGVKVTGATVHFVELEADAGPIILQKAVYVQEDDTPEILQKRVMEQAEWEILPEAVRLFAENRLVVEGRRVKII; from the coding sequence ATGTTAAATGTAGGTATACTGGTATCAGGTGGAGGCTCAAATCTCCAAGCCATTATAGACAAGGTGGAAAGCGGCTACATTAAAAATGTCAAAATAGTTACAGTGGTTTCCAGCAGACCTGATGCTTACGCTCTGGAAAGGGCAAAACAGCATGGTATCAAAGGCATATGTATATCCAGAAAAACTTTTAACAACATAGAGGAATACGACGAAGCTCTGATAAGTCATTTTAAAGCATTTGAGGTTGATTTGGTTGTAATGGCAGGGTTCCTTTCTATACTTGGGGAACGTTTTACAAGGGCTTATGAAGGCAGGGTAATAAACATTCATCCTGCTTTGATTCCTTCTTTTTGCGGAAAAGGTTTTTATGGAATCATACCTCATCAGAAGGTACTTGAGACGGGTGTCAAAGTTACCGGAGCCACAGTACATTTTGTTGAACTTGAGGCTGATGCAGGGCCTATAATACTTCAAAAAGCAGTTTATGTGCAGGAGGATGATACACCTGAAATTTTGCAAAAGAGAGTAATGGAACAGGCTGAATGGGAAATATTACCTGAGGCAGTACGGCTTTTTGCGGAAAACAGGTTGGTAGTAGAAGGAAGACGAGTTAAGATAATTTAG
- a CDS encoding homocitrate synthase/isopropylmalate synthase family protein, producing the protein MIKITDITLCTFNYKAAPEQKLSQLYSLLLQTGISYIEIDIPLFELIKETVDKAKTVLRIHYPTQISTFPGFAGYVCRLGSFETPPNLISEIQVNDIRELNQITKYSENKNVRIIGLDDLLIHDYVNTFEKIKEIFSGRLEFCPQNRYYCATALAAEWVLNEGENIAVSFSGAGGFAALEELVMILRIAKRHKPNMDLSVFREIKELYQELTGCHIAGNKAVIGDHIFDVESGIHVDGILKKSSNYEPFEPKVVGMSRNIVIGKHSGKSAVELKLKEYGVIPKNEKISLLLTRIREESIRLGRGLNDSEFISIAMKFS; encoded by the coding sequence ATGATAAAAATAACGGATATAACATTATGTACGTTTAATTATAAAGCTGCCCCGGAACAAAAGCTTTCTCAGCTTTACAGTCTGCTATTGCAAACGGGAATCAGCTATATTGAAATTGATATTCCTTTATTTGAATTAATTAAAGAAACAGTAGACAAAGCAAAAACTGTTCTAAGGATACATTATCCCACTCAGATAAGTACATTTCCCGGATTTGCAGGCTATGTATGCCGTTTAGGAAGTTTTGAAACACCACCAAATTTAATATCGGAAATTCAGGTTAATGATATCAGGGAATTAAATCAAATAACTAAATACTCAGAAAATAAAAATGTCAGAATTATTGGGCTTGATGACCTTTTAATACATGATTATGTTAATACCTTTGAGAAAATTAAAGAAATATTCAGCGGCAGGTTGGAATTCTGCCCCCAGAACAGGTATTATTGTGCAACGGCACTTGCGGCTGAATGGGTTTTAAATGAAGGGGAAAACATAGCTGTAAGCTTTTCGGGAGCCGGAGGATTTGCAGCACTTGAAGAATTAGTTATGATACTGCGTATTGCAAAACGTCACAAGCCCAATATGGATTTATCGGTTTTCCGTGAAATAAAAGAACTATATCAGGAGTTAACCGGATGTCACATTGCCGGAAACAAGGCTGTTATAGGAGATCATATATTTGATGTTGAATCCGGAATACATGTGGACGGTATACTTAAAAAAAGCTCAAATTATGAGCCTTTTGAGCCTAAAGTTGTGGGGATGTCAAGAAATATAGTAATAGGCAAGCATTCAGGAAAATCCGCTGTGGAACTGAAATTGAAAGAATATGGAGTAATTCCCAAGAATGAAAAAATATCATTATTGTTAACCCGAATAAGGGAAGAGAGCATACGTCTTGGCAGAGGCCTTAATGACAGTGAATTTATTTCTATTGCAATGAAGTTTTCATAA
- the modB gene encoding molybdate ABC transporter permease subunit, whose product MDLSPLYISLKVAVIATVITVFTGILCAYYILKLKRFKGLIDGLFTLPMVLPPTVVGFFLLILFGRNSFIGEVLRQVNISVVFSWTGAVIASAIVSFPLMYRTARGAFEQFDENLVNAARTLGMTELKIFLRIIVPNVYPGLIAGLVLAFARALGEFGATIMLAGNIPGKTRTMAVAVYTAVQAGDREQAYKWVLIICAMSFVSMILMNFWNTRQSGKKAEGEEF is encoded by the coding sequence ATGGATTTATCTCCACTATACATTTCACTTAAAGTAGCAGTTATTGCAACAGTCATAACAGTTTTTACGGGAATCCTTTGTGCATACTATATTTTAAAACTAAAAAGATTCAAAGGATTAATAGATGGCTTGTTTACTCTACCCATGGTTTTGCCCCCCACGGTTGTGGGCTTTTTTTTATTAATCCTTTTTGGAAGGAACAGCTTTATTGGAGAGGTATTGAGACAGGTTAACATAAGTGTTGTATTTTCGTGGACGGGAGCAGTTATTGCCTCTGCAATAGTATCTTTTCCGCTGATGTACCGTACTGCAAGAGGAGCATTTGAACAGTTTGATGAGAATCTTGTAAATGCTGCAAGAACCCTTGGAATGACTGAACTTAAAATATTCTTGAGAATTATTGTCCCCAATGTTTATCCCGGCTTAATAGCAGGATTGGTTCTTGCCTTTGCCAGAGCGTTGGGAGAGTTCGGAGCTACCATAATGCTTGCAGGCAACATTCCGGGAAAAACCCGTACCATGGCCGTTGCAGTATATACGGCAGTTCAGGCAGGAGATAGGGAGCAGGCGTATAAATGGGTTTTAATAATATGTGCCATGTCTTTCGTGTCAATGATTCTTATGAATTTCTGGAATACAAGACAATCAGGCAAAAAAGCCGAAGGGGAGGAATTTTAA
- a CDS encoding homocitrate synthase translates to MKEKKYIIDTTLRDGEQTPGYAFSKAQKVELAKVMDDAGIYQIEAGIPAMGNYEKETISEIMSQRKNALISTWNRMSRDDINNSFDCHPDIIHITAPISYIHIYSKLNKNKKWLRNTLQECVFMAKDKGYEVTVGFEDASRADITFIISMANLLADMGVKSVRFADTVGVLTPARTYQCIREIKENVDIPVGIHAHNDLGMALANSLIAAKAGALYIDTTIGGIGERAGNCDLYQFILAAGGIFNIKPEHTDAVDVIKKAQNLLFSDLQKTEVI, encoded by the coding sequence ATGAAAGAAAAGAAATATATAATCGACACAACTCTCCGTGACGGGGAACAAACTCCCGGATATGCCTTTAGCAAAGCTCAGAAGGTAGAACTGGCAAAGGTGATGGATGATGCGGGAATTTATCAGATAGAAGCAGGCATACCGGCAATGGGTAATTATGAAAAAGAAACAATATCAGAAATCATGAGTCAGAGAAAAAATGCCTTGATTTCCACATGGAACAGAATGAGCAGGGATGATATAAATAATTCCTTTGACTGTCATCCGGATATTATTCATATAACTGCTCCTATATCATATATACACATATACTCAAAGCTTAACAAAAATAAAAAATGGCTAAGAAACACATTGCAGGAATGCGTTTTTATGGCAAAAGACAAAGGCTATGAAGTAACAGTTGGGTTTGAAGATGCTTCACGGGCTGATATAACATTTATAATAAGCATGGCAAACCTGCTGGCTGATATGGGAGTAAAAAGTGTAAGATTTGCTGATACGGTAGGGGTGCTGACTCCGGCAAGAACATATCAGTGTATACGTGAAATAAAGGAAAATGTTGATATACCCGTAGGAATACACGCTCATAATGATTTGGGAATGGCCTTGGCAAATTCTCTGATTGCAGCTAAAGCCGGCGCTTTATACATAGATACCACAATTGGAGGTATCGGAGAGAGAGCAGGAAACTGTGACTTATACCAGTTTATACTAGCTGCCGGAGGGATTTTTAACATAAAACCGGAGCATACAGATGCTGTAGATGTAATTAAAAAAGCACAGAACTTGTTGTTTTCGGACTTACAAAAAACGGAGGTGATTTGA
- a CDS encoding sulfate/molybdate ABC transporter ATP-binding protein — protein sequence MALYVDIKKRLGKFNLEVQFSSQQGIMSLLGSSGSGKSMTLKCIAGIETPDEGRIVLNDRILFDSEKKINLPPQNRRVGYLFQNYALFPNMTVEENIGAGVKLPKKEKEVYVQEKIKMFFLEGMEKKRPSQLSGGQQQRVALARMLASEPDIIMLDEPFSALDSFLKWQLEQELMETLTKFNGTVLLVSHNRNEVYRFSNDIAVISEGKIETVNKKEDLFNNPKTISAALLTGCKNISAIRRLSDNSLLAIDWNITLVCNRNIPENTKYVGMRAHYFKYSEKNNGSNVMSCELVKVIENPFSYIIMLKNRDRNSNENNSQVRWEVNKDIWEEICKKSLPVNLIFPEDCLLLLTQ from the coding sequence ATGGCTCTTTATGTAGACATAAAAAAAAGGCTTGGAAAATTCAACCTTGAAGTGCAATTTAGCTCACAGCAGGGTATCATGTCTCTCCTCGGTTCCTCCGGCTCAGGTAAAAGCATGACATTGAAATGTATAGCGGGGATTGAAACCCCTGATGAAGGAAGGATAGTGCTTAACGACCGCATTTTATTTGATTCTGAAAAGAAAATAAATCTGCCTCCTCAAAATCGAAGGGTTGGATATCTCTTTCAGAACTATGCACTTTTTCCCAATATGACAGTAGAAGAAAACATCGGTGCAGGAGTAAAGCTGCCCAAAAAAGAAAAAGAAGTGTACGTACAGGAAAAAATCAAAATGTTTTTTCTCGAAGGTATGGAAAAAAAGCGTCCGTCACAATTGTCCGGGGGGCAGCAGCAAAGGGTTGCTCTGGCAAGGATGCTTGCTTCGGAACCCGATATAATTATGCTGGATGAGCCATTTTCCGCTCTGGACAGCTTTTTGAAATGGCAGCTTGAGCAGGAACTTATGGAAACCCTGACAAAATTCAACGGGACAGTGTTATTGGTTTCCCATAACAGAAATGAGGTATACCGTTTCTCTAATGATATAGCAGTAATTTCTGAAGGAAAAATCGAAACGGTAAATAAGAAGGAGGATTTATTTAACAATCCGAAAACCATTTCAGCAGCACTGCTCACAGGTTGTAAAAATATTTCTGCCATAAGGCGTTTATCAGATAATTCCCTATTGGCTATTGACTGGAACATAACTTTGGTTTGTAACAGAAATATACCTGAAAATACTAAATATGTGGGAATGAGAGCTCATTATTTCAAGTACTCTGAAAAAAATAACGGCTCAAATGTAATGTCTTGCGAATTGGTAAAAGTTATTGAAAATCCTTTTTCCTATATTATTATGCTTAAAAATCGAGACAGAAATTCTAATGAAAATAATTCGCAAGTCAGATGGGAGGTCAATAAAGACATATGGGAGGAAATCTGCAAAAAGTCTTTGCCCGTTAATTTGATTTTCCCTGAGGATTGTCTTCTGCTTCTTACCCAATAA
- the purM gene encoding phosphoribosylformylglycinamidine cyclo-ligase, giving the protein MTTYREAGVDVEAGYESVKLMKNHVKRTFRPEVMTELGGFGGLFSLDKSKYEQPVLVSGTDGVGTKLKVAFLTDKHDTVGIDCVAMCVNDIVCSGAEPLFFLDYIAVGKNYPEKVAQIVKGVADGCVMSGCSLIGGETAEMPGFYPVDEYDLAGFTVGIVDKNKIIDGKKIKAGDKLIGLPSSGIHSNGYSLVRKLINPTENNLKEYVEKLGCTLGEELLKPTKIYVKTILDLIEKFEIKGISHITGGGFIENIPRMIPEGLRVKIQKGTWPVLPIFDLLRDLGNMADKDIFNTFNMGIGMILAVDAQKAEEIITYLDSQGEKAYLIGSIAEGEAGVDIC; this is encoded by the coding sequence ATGACCACTTATAGAGAAGCAGGTGTAGATGTTGAGGCAGGTTATGAATCTGTCAAATTAATGAAGAATCATGTAAAGCGCACATTCAGGCCTGAGGTTATGACAGAACTGGGCGGCTTCGGAGGACTTTTCAGTCTGGATAAATCAAAGTATGAACAGCCGGTATTGGTTTCGGGAACTGATGGAGTAGGAACAAAGCTTAAAGTTGCATTTTTGACAGACAAGCATGATACTGTGGGTATTGACTGTGTTGCAATGTGTGTAAACGATATAGTATGCAGTGGTGCGGAGCCTCTGTTCTTTCTGGACTATATTGCAGTCGGAAAAAATTATCCTGAAAAGGTTGCTCAAATTGTAAAAGGGGTAGCCGATGGCTGCGTAATGTCAGGCTGTTCTCTTATAGGAGGAGAAACCGCTGAAATGCCGGGGTTTTATCCTGTTGACGAATATGATTTAGCAGGTTTTACTGTAGGAATTGTTGATAAAAACAAGATAATAGACGGTAAAAAAATCAAAGCAGGGGATAAATTAATCGGACTTCCGTCATCCGGAATTCACAGTAACGGATACTCTCTTGTAAGAAAGCTTATAAACCCTACTGAAAACAACCTTAAAGAATATGTTGAAAAGCTGGGTTGTACTTTAGGAGAAGAACTTCTAAAGCCAACAAAAATATATGTAAAAACAATTCTTGACCTTATTGAAAAATTTGAAATAAAGGGAATATCCCATATTACAGGCGGAGGATTCATAGAGAATATTCCGAGAATGATTCCTGAGGGTTTGCGTGTTAAAATCCAAAAAGGTACATGGCCTGTGCTTCCTATATTTGATTTACTCAGGGACCTTGGCAATATGGCGGATAAAGACATTTTTAATACCTTCAATATGGGAATTGGAATGATTCTGGCTGTTGATGCACAAAAAGCTGAGGAAATCATCACTTACCTTGATTCTCAAGGTGAAAAGGCTTACCTTATCGGTTCAATCGCCGAAGGCGAAGCAGGGGTGGATATATGTTAA
- the modA gene encoding molybdate ABC transporter substrate-binding protein yields MLKSKKIFSFAISIFIMISIITGCGTQEVNDAAQKSTTNKVELLVSAAASLTDVAKDLTELYKKEKPNINIKFTLGSSGTLATQIEEGAPSDVFISAALKQMKTLEEKGLLLEGSKKDLLVNKVVLISPKDSNIKLTQFQDAASDKVSKIALGEPDSVPAGQYAKEAFTTLGIWDKVKSKAVFGNDVRQVLTWVENGDVDCGVVYKTDAISSEKIKVSCEAPKDSHKPVIYPVAVIKNSKNQEEAGKFIDFLTTAQAADVFKKYGFEIK; encoded by the coding sequence ATGCTAAAGAGTAAAAAAATCTTTAGTTTTGCTATAAGTATTTTCATAATGATATCAATTATCACAGGCTGTGGTACGCAGGAAGTAAACGATGCTGCACAAAAGAGTACAACAAATAAAGTAGAGCTTCTTGTGTCTGCTGCCGCTAGTCTGACGGATGTAGCCAAGGATTTGACAGAGTTATATAAAAAGGAAAAACCAAACATAAATATCAAATTTACCTTGGGGTCATCAGGAACATTGGCAACCCAAATAGAAGAAGGAGCTCCGTCAGATGTATTTATTTCTGCGGCCCTTAAACAAATGAAAACACTTGAGGAAAAAGGGTTGCTCCTTGAAGGCTCGAAAAAAGATCTTCTGGTTAACAAAGTAGTACTGATTTCACCAAAAGACAGTAATATAAAGCTTACACAGTTCCAAGACGCTGCATCTGACAAAGTATCTAAGATTGCATTGGGGGAGCCTGACAGTGTTCCGGCAGGTCAGTATGCAAAGGAGGCATTTACAACCTTGGGCATTTGGGACAAAGTAAAAAGTAAAGCTGTATTTGGAAATGATGTCAGACAGGTACTTACATGGGTGGAGAACGGAGATGTGGACTGCGGAGTAGTGTATAAAACAGATGCTATTTCTTCTGAAAAAATAAAGGTTTCTTGTGAGGCTCCAAAGGACTCCCATAAACCTGTCATATACCCGGTAGCTGTTATAAAAAACAGTAAAAACCAGGAAGAAGCAGGTAAATTTATAGACTTTCTGACCACTGCTCAGGCTGCCGATGTATTTAAAAAGTATGGCTTTGAGATAAAATAA
- the purF gene encoding amidophosphoribosyltransferase, with product MCNFGDCLKCSNPDCFDERLDKMHEECGVFGVYSLDGNEVDVAGLTYYGLYALQHRGQESAGIAVSDRETIVFHKDMGLVPEIFDKVMLNHLKGTMSVGHVRYSTTGASRRENAQPIVVRSRNGQLALAHNGNIVNASMLREQMEENGTIFQTTNDTEVLINLITKHSITSETLEEAVEKMMVDVKGSYGLILMTASKMLGVRDPYGIRPLCIGKTAGAYVLASESCALDAVNAEFIRDVEPGEIVIIENDEIRSVRPFNKKDTKLCIFEFVYFARPDSVIDCASVQQSRYEAGKRLAIEHPVEADVVIGVPDSGISAAIGFSNQTGIPYGEGLVKNRYVGRTFIQPSQGMREVAVRIKHNAIKKSVEGKRVVIIDDSIVRGTTTRRIVQVLKKAGAKEVHMRVSSPPIKFPCYFGIDISSRKELVADKLSVEEIREMICADTLGYLSLEGLLKTPIGSKRGFCSACLDGNYPIEVPEEGDKFSCGC from the coding sequence ATGTGTAATTTTGGTGATTGTTTGAAGTGCAGTAATCCCGATTGTTTTGATGAAAGATTGGATAAGATGCACGAAGAATGCGGCGTGTTTGGCGTATATTCATTGGACGGCAATGAAGTAGATGTGGCCGGGTTAACATACTACGGTCTTTATGCACTCCAGCACAGAGGTCAGGAGAGTGCCGGAATAGCAGTAAGCGACAGGGAAACCATAGTATTTCACAAAGACATGGGACTGGTGCCCGAAATTTTCGACAAGGTAATGCTAAACCACTTAAAAGGTACCATGTCAGTCGGACACGTTCGTTATTCCACCACAGGAGCAAGCAGAAGAGAAAATGCTCAGCCTATAGTAGTAAGATCAAGGAACGGACAACTGGCACTTGCACACAACGGCAATATAGTAAATGCTTCTATGCTCAGAGAACAGATGGAAGAAAATGGTACAATTTTTCAAACAACTAATGATACCGAAGTACTTATAAATCTTATAACTAAACATAGTATTACTTCAGAAACTCTGGAAGAAGCTGTGGAAAAAATGATGGTGGATGTAAAGGGTTCTTACGGTCTTATACTTATGACTGCCAGTAAGATGCTAGGAGTGAGGGACCCGTACGGAATAAGGCCTTTATGCATTGGTAAAACTGCGGGAGCATATGTTCTGGCTTCCGAATCATGCGCATTGGACGCAGTAAATGCTGAATTTATCAGAGACGTTGAACCTGGAGAAATAGTAATAATAGAAAATGATGAAATCAGGTCAGTAAGACCCTTTAACAAAAAAGATACAAAACTCTGTATATTTGAATTTGTATATTTTGCAAGACCTGACAGTGTTATAGACTGTGCAAGCGTTCAGCAATCCAGATATGAAGCGGGTAAACGTCTGGCAATAGAGCATCCTGTAGAAGCTGATGTGGTAATTGGAGTTCCTGACTCAGGTATTTCTGCTGCAATCGGTTTTTCAAATCAGACCGGGATACCATACGGTGAAGGGCTTGTTAAAAACAGGTATGTGGGCAGAACCTTCATTCAGCCAAGTCAGGGTATGAGAGAAGTAGCCGTTAGGATAAAGCACAATGCCATAAAAAAATCCGTTGAGGGAAAAAGGGTTGTTATCATTGATGACTCCATTGTAAGAGGAACAACCACCAGAAGGATAGTTCAGGTTCTTAAAAAAGCGGGTGCAAAGGAAGTTCACATGAGAGTAAGCTCGCCGCCTATAAAATTCCCATGCTATTTTGGAATTGATATATCTTCCAGAAAGGAACTTGTGGCAGATAAGCTTTCAGTTGAAGAAATCAGAGAGATGATATGTGCCGACACGTTGGGGTATCTTAGTTTGGAAGGGCTACTAAAAACTCCTATTGGCTCTAAACGAGGTTTTTGTTCGGCATGTCTTGATGGAAATTATCCCATTGAGGTTCCTGAAGAAGGAGATAAATTCAGCTGCGGCTGTTAA
- a CDS encoding zinc ribbon domain-containing protein has protein sequence MEIILFLFFTILSFCILYLIIQSAIDGSKTAEEIRQIRMILQKQYGESLKQNIPSDNNYEAMDVPYDTCPACGATVKLDNNTCPSCGLNLNGENG, from the coding sequence ATGGAGATTATATTATTTTTATTCTTTACTATTTTGTCGTTCTGTATATTGTATTTGATAATTCAGTCGGCAATTGACGGCTCAAAAACAGCCGAGGAAATCAGACAAATAAGAATGATATTGCAAAAGCAATATGGAGAATCACTAAAGCAGAATATACCATCGGATAATAATTATGAGGCTATGGATGTTCCGTATGATACCTGTCCGGCATGTGGAGCAACAGTTAAGCTTGATAATAACACTTGCCCGTCCTGTGGATTGAATCTGAACGGTGAAAACGGGTAG
- a CDS encoding 2Fe-2S ferredoxin has protein sequence MVSPKYHVFVCASCRINGTQKGFCHSKGSVALIQKFMEEIDDNDLTGEVMVTNTGCFGICDKGPVVVIYPEGTWYGNVTEDDVETIVEQHLIGGEKVKDLVI, from the coding sequence ATGGTAAGTCCCAAATATCATGTGTTTGTATGTGCAAGCTGTAGAATTAACGGAACCCAGAAGGGCTTTTGCCACTCAAAGGGAAGTGTTGCACTGATACAAAAATTTATGGAAGAAATAGACGATAATGATTTAACCGGCGAGGTTATGGTAACAAATACAGGTTGTTTTGGAATATGCGACAAGGGGCCTGTTGTAGTAATCTACCCGGAAGGTACCTGGTACGGAAATGTCACGGAAGACGATGTTGAAACAATAGTCGAACAGCACCTTATTGGGGGAGAGAAGGTAAAAGATCTGGTTATATAA
- the purE gene encoding 5-(carboxyamino)imidazole ribonucleotide mutase: MCISKDAKVAVIMGSDSDLSVMKSCIKILKDFEIDCEVMVCSAHRTPDKASQFAKNAEANGFDVIIAAAGKAAHLPGVLAAYTPIPVIGVPIKSSTMDGLDSLLSIVQMPSGIPVATVAIDGADNAALLAIQILSVAYHELRHKMIDYKKSLQEKVEKKNAELQKKLLEI; this comes from the coding sequence ATGTGTATTTCCAAGGATGCAAAGGTAGCTGTTATCATGGGCAGTGATTCAGACCTTTCAGTTATGAAAAGCTGTATTAAGATTTTAAAGGATTTCGAAATTGACTGTGAGGTAATGGTTTGTTCAGCACACAGAACACCTGATAAAGCATCACAGTTTGCTAAAAATGCAGAGGCTAACGGTTTTGATGTTATCATTGCAGCAGCAGGAAAAGCAGCACATCTTCCGGGTGTACTGGCAGCTTACACACCTATTCCTGTTATCGGAGTACCCATAAAATCCTCCACTATGGATGGATTGGATTCACTCCTTTCCATTGTTCAGATGCCTTCCGGAATTCCGGTTGCAACTGTTGCCATAGACGGTGCAGATAATGCTGCATTGCTGGCAATACAGATTCTTTCGGTTGCCTATCATGAATTAAGACATAAAATGATTGATTATAAAAAATCCCTTCAAGAAAAAGTAGAAAAGAAAAATGCGGAGCTTCAGAAAAAGCTTCTGGAAATATAG